A segment of the bacterium genome:
AAGTTCACAAGGCTGATTTCCAGGCAGGCGGGGAGGGTCCGCCGCACCAGGGTAACACAACGGAGGCAGGTATGAGCTCAGACAGGAAGACAGTTCTCGTGGTTGAGGACAAGGCATCCCTGACGCAGATGCTCCAGTTCCTTTTCCTTTCCAAGGGTCTGAATGTCCAGATCGCCTTCAACGGCAAGGAAGCCCTGGAAAAGGTGGGCGGCATTGCACCGGACCTCATTCTCCTGGATATCATGATGCCCAAGATGGACGGTTTCCAGGTGCTTGAAAAGCTCAAGGAAAACCCGGAAACTGAAATGATCCCGGTCATCATGCTCACGGCCCGCAGGTCCAGGGAGGACATGCAAAAGGCGAGAAACCTCGGGGCCGTGGAGTACATCACGAAACCTTTCAAGGCGGTGGAGGTCGTGGACAAGGTTCTGCGGCACATTCTCTAGGTGCTGCGTGTGAAAAATACGGTAGCCGTTTCTGTCGGGCAGATCCTGACCCATCCCTTTCGATGGGTTTTCATGAGCATCCGGCGGAAGGCGATCGCAGGCCTGCTCGTCATCCTCCTTTCAGCTGTTTTTGTCATCGGACTCTCCATCATCAGCCAGGCCAGGAACTTTATCCTGGCAGAGGTGCAGCGCCGAGCCGCTTCCGTGGCACGTTTCGTGGGATCTGACCTGAGCCTGGCAGCGACGGTAGAAGACAGCCGGCATACTGTGCGCGATGTGGTGCAGCGGATCTGCGAGGACCCGAGCATCATTTACGCCAGCGTCTTCGACCTGACCGGCAAGGTCCTGGAGCAGAACTGCTCGCGTCCCGGGTACGAGATCAGGAGGTCCCTTCCCTTAAGCGAGCTTTACGACCTTTCCGCAGACGATGTGAAGTACCACGTCTCTGAAGATGTCCTGGAGGTCTACAGCGGCTTTAACGTGTCTACGGAAGGGCAGACCTGGTTTTTTCTCCTCGGTTTTGACATCACAGACGTTTCCGCCATCGTTGCCAAGATCACCAGGCTTATCGCTCTAAACGCCTTTATCGTCTACATCCTGGGGCTCCTGGCTCTCATAGCGGCAGTCAACCGTCTTACGGAACCCCTGGAGAACCTGACGGAGGGGATCAAGGACCTCGGCCTGGGGAAGACACCTCCTCCGGTGCCGGTGAGAGGCTACGATGAGGTGGGCACATTGTCAGCCAACTTCAACAAAATGGTGGAGGAGCTGGTCCGGTACAGGCAGGAGGTGGATAACTACCAGAAGCATCTCGAGGAGATGGTGGTGGACCGGACGGAGGCTCTTAACGTGGCCAACAGCGAACTGGTGCGGATCAACGAGAGCCTTAAAGGAGCCAACGAAAAGCTGCTGGAGCTCGACAAGCTGAAATCCAACTTCCTGGGGATCGCCACCCACGAGCTGAAAACACCTCTCTCGGTGGTGGGAGGCTACCTGGACAGCCTCCAGGACGGGTTTGCCGGGGAACTGAGCGACTCGCAGAGCGGGATCGTGAGTGAGGCCCTCGGCAGCTGTCACCGCATGGAGGCTCTCATCAGCGACATGCTGGACCTGGCGAAGATCGAGGCGGGCCGTATGCCCATGGAAGTCGGGGAGATGCCCGTGATCCGGGCGGTGCATAAAGTGGCTGGCCAGATGATCCCCCTTCTGCAGAAGAAGAAGCTGACCCTGGATATCCTGGAGGACGGGATGGAGGCCGCAGCCACTTTTGATGAGGACAGGGTCATCCAGGTCCTCATCAACCTCGTCGGGAACGCCATCAAGTTCACACCCGAGAACGGAAAGATCACAGTATTGGCCAGGCACGGACGCCGAACCGACCCGGCGTTCCTGGAACTCATCGTCGCCGATACCGGTATCGGGATCAGCCGGGAGGACCTGCCCCACATCTTCGAGGAGTTCGCCCAGGTGGGCCCCCCCGGCAAGGTGGAAGGCACAGGCCTGGGTCTTGCCATCTGCAAGAGGATCGTTCAGGCCCATGGTGGGAAGATCTGGGCGGAAAGCGCTCTTGGTGAAGGGACCACATTTCATTTCACCTTACCGTTGGTGAAATGACAACCGGGTCCCTTCACGCACGAGGGGGCGAGGGGGAGAATTGGCGAGGGGGAGAAAACCCGTATGGGAGTGTCGGTGTATCGGGGTAACGGGGTAAGTTCATTCTGAAACGGGGAATCGGTGAAATGGGGAAAATCCGGAGGTAACGTTTGTCATTGCGGGGAGTCACGGCTTCAGCGTGACGACGTGGCAATCTGTCTCAGGATCAAAAGCTGTAACGCGGAGTTACGCAAAGGTGGCCCGCTGGTAGGCCGCCCATTCCGCAGGGGGCCGCAGGGAAAGCAAATAAGTACTTTTGAATTTATTACCCCGGGCATCGCCGGTTTTGCTTTGGAATATGGAATGTGAAATCTGGAATTAGCGTCAGCACCATGATCGTTATACGATCATGGTGCTGACGCCTGAACTCGTCATCGCGTTGACGATCTTCTTCAGGACAGCAACGACATCCGGGTCGAACTGTGTCCCGGTGTGCTTTTCCATCTCGCGGAGGGCTTCCGAGATGTTCATGGGATCGCGGTAGGGGCGTTTGGTGGTCATGGCGTCGAAGGCGTCAGCTGCTGCCAGGATCCTTGACTCCAGAAAGATCTCCTCCTCCCGCATTCCGTTGGGGTATCCCTTTCCGTCCAGCCGCTCGTGGTGCTGCAGGACACACTGCTTGATCTTGTCGTCGAAATCGATCGGTTCGAGGATCCTGTACCCGGTGAGGGGATGGTCCATGATCTTGTCGTACTCTTCCGAATTCAGTGTGGTGGGTTTGTTGAGGATGCTCAGATCGATGGTGATCTTCCCGATATCGTGGAGGACGGAGGCCTGCTGGACCACCTCCAGCTGATCCATTGTCAAACCCATTTGCTCGGCGATGAGCAGGGAATACTGGGTCACCCGCTCGGAGTGGCCCTTGGTATACATGTCCTTGGATTCGACGGCCACGATGAGTGACTGGACCATGGAGAAGTAGCTCTTCTGGATCTTCTCGAGAAGAAGGGCGTTATGGATAGCCATGGCCGTTTCCGAGGCGATGGTGGCGAGGAGGGTCTTTTCCCCTTCGGAGAAGGGCATCCGGTTCCTGCGGTTGATAAGGGA
Coding sequences within it:
- a CDS encoding HAMP domain-containing sensor histidine kinase, producing the protein MKNTVAVSVGQILTHPFRWVFMSIRRKAIAGLLVILLSAVFVIGLSIISQARNFILAEVQRRAASVARFVGSDLSLAATVEDSRHTVRDVVQRICEDPSIIYASVFDLTGKVLEQNCSRPGYEIRRSLPLSELYDLSADDVKYHVSEDVLEVYSGFNVSTEGQTWFFLLGFDITDVSAIVAKITRLIALNAFIVYILGLLALIAAVNRLTEPLENLTEGIKDLGLGKTPPPVPVRGYDEVGTLSANFNKMVEELVRYRQEVDNYQKHLEEMVVDRTEALNVANSELVRINESLKGANEKLLELDKLKSNFLGIATHELKTPLSVVGGYLDSLQDGFAGELSDSQSGIVSEALGSCHRMEALISDMLDLAKIEAGRMPMEVGEMPVIRAVHKVAGQMIPLLQKKKLTLDILEDGMEAAATFDEDRVIQVLINLVGNAIKFTPENGKITVLARHGRRTDPAFLELIVADTGIGISREDLPHIFEEFAQVGPPGKVEGTGLGLAICKRIVQAHGGKIWAESALGEGTTFHFTLPLVK
- a CDS encoding response regulator, encoding MSSDRKTVLVVEDKASLTQMLQFLFLSKGLNVQIAFNGKEALEKVGGIAPDLILLDIMMPKMDGFQVLEKLKENPETEMIPVIMLTARRSREDMQKARNLGAVEYITKPFKAVEVVDKVLRHIL